DNA sequence from the Heterodontus francisci isolate sHetFra1 chromosome 22, sHetFra1.hap1, whole genome shotgun sequence genome:
ggtctcttaccttcttaaccaatctcccatgtgggaccttatcaaaagccttactgaagtccgtgggcggcacagtggcgcagtggttagcaccgcagcctcacagctccagcgacccaggttcaattctgggtactgcctgtgtgcagtttgcaagttctccctgtgtctgcatgggtttcctccgggtgctccggtttcctcccatagacaaaagacttgcaggttgataggtaaattggccattataaattgcccctagtataggtaggggaatataaagacaagtgaggatgtggtaggaataggggattagtataaatgggtggttaatggttggcacagactcggtgggctgaagggcctgtttcagtgctgtatctctaaatctcaaatctaaaactggcagtggaggaaagaaatggttcagatggtgccatgggtttggatttcaggacAGGGAGAGTGTGTTGGACGGAGATTTACAactttgggggaacaagagaggagaaaatgttccatagaaactagaattgtctgttgttaatttctatcctgtactgacagtgatgacgttTGTAAACATCTTTTACAGGGGATTAGAAGGGAATAGTTTGCAGACAGGAAATTCAAACCATCCATCATGTCAGCATCTGACCGAGTTGCttaattcatcaggacctgaatattatCAGCCTTTGAATGTGTAagaagaaatgtttgtctgttaagTCTGTGAGAAAAGATTTCAaaaatcagtgtgactggaaaaggacCGAgatacacacacccgagtgagactgTTCCAGTGCATTgagtgtggaaagagctttaaccagttacacagtctGAAATAACATCACCCCATTCACAACagggagaaaccgtacacgtgaTCCGTGTGTGGATGAAGCTTCAACTAATCAACCAATATGGAGAGACGCACGGATACCTGCAccacggagaaaccgtggaaatgtgtggactgtgggaagggattcagttacccGTCTGAACTGGAAATTCATCGTCGcagtcacaccggggagaggccattcacctgcttcgtgtgtgggaagggattcactcactcttCACATGTTGtgacacaccaacttgttcactctgATAACAAACCTTTTAATTGTTCTgtttgtgagaagagctttaaaagcaaaaaAGATCTGCTAACTCACCAATATACacatactggggagagaccattcacctgctccatgtgtgggaaaggattcattaattcatccaacctgctgagccACCATCGAGTTCACATTGACAAGAGAgagtttaaatgttctgactgtgaaaaGAGCTTTAAATGCCCACGTGCACTGAGGGAGCATCAGCGCATTCACACCGGAGAAAGGCCGTTCAACTGctgtgagtgtgggaagggattcacttgctCATCTGCCctgttgacacaccagcgagttcacattggcgagagaccttttaaatgtccggACTGCAGCAAGTGCTATAAAAGTTCCGGGGACCTGATGcgccatcaacgtgttcacactgatgagagaccattCAAGTGCTCTCACTGTGGGATTGGCTTCAGGCGATCATTTcaactcactgtacaccagcgcagtcacactggggagaggccgttcacctgctccgtgtgtggaaagggatttaatcagtcatcacatctcactgaacaccaacgtgttcacactgataaCAAACCCTTTAAATGTTCcaactgtgagaagagatttaaaagtaaaagcaatctgctgacacaccagcgcactcacactggggagaggccattcacctgctctgtgtgtggaaagggattcactttaTCATCTAACCTGctgacgcaccagcgagttcacactggggagaagccatttGCCTgcaccgagtgtgggaagggattcactcagtcatcccacctactgaaacaccagcgagttcacaagtgactgcaggggttggattctgctgttattgctgctgttaatcacatccagaactgaaccatgttcattctgacaattGGAATTTATTACCGCTGATGTTAATAAACTCCAGCCCAGATAGAAGGGTTAATATTCGGGATAAATATGAAATAAATCAGCATTGTTTTAAACAcgttgtcagtttttgtctttcccacctgagtgtttagcatcacctggcgggagctcagaaaggacaatctgagggagatcgtacggcaggaacagaacttcagcccggACACAGACCTTCAGAGAGACATTGAGAGGAACAAACAGCACTTTGGTTTTTcttttcactgacagcaaagtccctgtgcgggttaatcctgaggcctgtaagaaatgtgtctcAGCTGCTCCCCTCCATgtttcagagctcctgggcacagaacagaaggctcctttacaactgtgtttagagtcaggaagaacaacagtggatgctggaaacgtGCTGACAAATCAGAGATCtgtgtaaaactgtgatctgttcctaaCTAAAAGTGAAATGGCAGGTTTTCGTTTCCAGCTGAAAATGACTGTGGTTATTGCTCTACAAAGATTTAACACATTTATGTGACAGTCCTGAGTATGATATTTAAAATAAGTGttgaaaataaataaattaaagtcTGCATGAAATAGCAGACGGAGGAGTTCACAGGAGTatgttaactgctggtacaattgTACAACAGATATTtcatctccagataaagaaggacctgcagtgtgtttccaggaattccctgttttcttgaTGTGTATGTGTttagacaccaggataactaaaaatgcAGGACCTGAACATCCACGGGGGTGTGATCCTGACAGGTATTCTGGGATCACTCCCGCTGTGCAACTCCATCGCTGACGATTATAGGTACAGGAATTGGGGCCGCCaggagtggactgtaagaaagctgggtttcagtatcctgactaatatatggtgaggaaccagaggaatcctcACTAAGGAACTGTGGTTTTATCTGCCAGTGCAGGTCGAGGGTGAATGGAGCctgactgctattttaccagcagctgatAGCCTCACCATATGGGGAGGTCGTCCAAGGCTTGGGGTGGTAGGTCCCCAGTGGCAaaggctcccccccccccacccccctgcctgcCGCATTGGCCCTGGCAACCCCTCCACACTGACCTGAGGTCTGGGTTTCTTAGAGACGGGATCTCTGTCCTTAAATGTTTCCGTTTAATGGAGCTGCTGGGGGTTTCCAAAGGGCCAAGGCAGGGCTCCCTTGCCTTTTGGGCCCAGTGACTCCATGAAAATCCAGAGCATAGTAACACAGAGTTACAAAGAATGACATTGAGTACATAGAGTTAGATTGAATCGACCAGCAGTGCTTCTCAAAGTGTTTTGGTTGAAGGATCCCTTTGCAaatggaacccccccccccccacctaaatTATACAATAAACACCTTGTAtatttacatttctgaatgtaaagttcatcagTGTCCTGTTAAAGGGACTTGCAGGAATGTTTGCCAGTGCTGTCCGATATAGTGAACATTGATCTGATTGGTGATGTGGAAACTTTTATCCTCCCTTCAGCTGGAAGGTAACCAGACGGGTTCAGTCACCTGCCTGTTGAATACTTCAGCACACGGCATCTCCCTGTTCTTCCTGGAATGGGATTAGGCTCAGTGGCTCCTGTTGGGAGTTTCAGGTGTAATCCTCCGCCACCCGCCTACTCACTGCACAGTTGCTGAATGTTTCAGGTGTTTTCCTCCCCCCTCTGCTGTTTCCCAGACTGTGTGAGCTGGAATATCACTGACTCACTGCCTGGTGTGCAGCATTCCTGCCATCGGGACTCCACCAGTAACTGGGACCGCAGCTTCAGTCCGGGTCCAGCTGCTGTCCTCAGTAAATGAAGCTCAGCTTGATCATCATTCCAGGCCCCTGGACAAGGCTGACGTGGCGGCTGCTTCCTAATATCCCCCAGCCCTAGGCCTAGTCCTGCAAGTCCATTCCCGGTGTGTCTCAGACCTCCCATCTCCTCACTCTGGATTCTCAGTCAGTCTGAGGCCTCGCTAATCCGGTTACATGTCCATTTCCAGAGTTGCCTCAGCCTCTGTGCTGGCGCAGTGTCTCACTGGAAATGTGTCCCATTCACGTTACTCCACAGACCCCCTGGAGAGTCTGTACGGACCCCTGGCAGGGTGGGGATGGGcacagaccccagtttgagaagCACTGGTTTATAGGAATATTCTCCAGCATCAGTGACATCCTGTCCCAGTTCCAGACTCGCGCTGCCTTCAgataaaagcaaaaatactgcagatgctggaaatctgaaataaaaagaagaaattctggaaccactcagcaggtctggcagcatctgtggagagagaagcagagttaacgtttcaggtcagtgacccttcttcagaactggcaaatattagaaatgtaaaaggttataagcaagtaaagcgggggtggggcaagagataacaaaggagaaagtgtagattggacaaggccacagaatagctgaccagaaggtcatggagcaaaggcaaacaatatgttaatggtgtgttgaaggacAAAGCATGAATACAGATAGggagttaacggactgaaaattgaacagccgcaagtataaacatgagaaaaaagtgggtaagcaaactgaacaaactaagatgaaataaaataaacacaaaaaaaaattttaaaaaggaaaaaaaaactaaaaataaaagtaaaatagggcccgtcatgctctgaaattattgaactcaatgttcagtctggcaggctgtagtgtgcctaatcggtaaatgagatgctgttcctcgagcttgtgttgatgttcactggaacactgcagcaatcccaggacagagatgtgagcttgagagcaggggggagtgttgaaatggcaagcaaccggaagctcggggtcctgcttgcggactgagaggaggtgttccacaaagtagtcacccagtctgcgtttggtctccccagtgtagaggagaccacattgtgagcagtgaatacagtatactacattgaaagaagtacaagtaaatcgctgcttcacctgaaaggagtgtttggggcctgagatagtgaggagagaggaggtaaatgggcaggtattacacctgcgattgcaggggaaggtgccatgggaaggggacgaggtggtaggggtaatggaggactggaccagggtgtcacggaaggaacgatccctttggaatgttgacaagagaagggaggggaagatgcgtttggtagtggcatcatgctggaggtggcagaaatggcggaggatgatcctttggatatggaggctgatgaggtggaaagtgaggacaaggggaaccctgtcgcggttctgggagggaggggaaggggtgagggtagaggtgcgggaaatgggccggacacagttgagggccctgtcaaccacagtgggggtgaatccgcagttaaggaaaaaggaagacatatcagaagcgctgacatggaaggtagcatcatcagagcagacacctcggagatggagaaactgggagaatggaatagagtccttacagaaggcagggtgtgaagaagtgtagtcgaggtagctgtgggagtcagtgggcttataatgaatattagtagacagcctatccccagagatggagacagagaaatcaaggaagggaagtgtcggagatggaccatgtaaaggtgagagaagggtgaaaattagaagcaaagttgatcaagttttccagttcagggtgggagcaggaaacggcactgatacagtcatcaatgtaccggaaaaagagttgggggagggggcctgagtaggactggaacaaggaatgttcgacatatcccacaaaaagacaggcataagtaGGACCCGTGCGggaccttttacttgaaagaagtgagtggagttggaggagaacttgttcaatgtgagaacaagttcagccaggcggaggagggtggtggtggatggggactggttgggcctctgttcaaggaagaagcggagagccctcaaactgtccaagtggtggatggaggtgtagagagattggacgtccatagtgaagaggaggcgcttGGGGCCAGGTAACTGGAAAatttcaaaatgacgtagggcgtcagaagagtcatggatgtaggtgggaagagactggaccagcagagaaaagatagagtcaagattggaaggaataagttcagtggggcaggagcaggctgacataatgggtctg
Encoded proteins:
- the LOC137381312 gene encoding zinc finger protein 436-like: MERRTDTCTTEKPWKCVDCGKGFSYPSELEIHRRSHTGERPFTCFVCGKGFTHSSHVVTHQLVHSDNKPFNCSVCEKSFKSKKDLLTHQYTHTGERPFTCSMCGKGFINSSNLLSHHRVHIDKREFKCSDCEKSFKCPRALREHQRIHTGERPFNCCECGKGFTCSSALLTHQRVHIGERPFKCPDCSKCYKSSGDLMRHQRVHTDERPFKCSHCGIGFRRSFQLTVHQRSHTGERPFTCSVCGKGFNQSSHLTEHQRVHTDNKPFKCSNCEKRFKSKSNLLTHQRTHTGERPFTCSVCGKGFTLSSNLLTHQRVHTGEKPFACTECGKGFTQSSHLLKHQRVHK